cCTTTTTCGTTGATGTAggcagtaataaaaacaagtaCGATGCAAaaacagagaagaaaattagaCAAAATCTCAATGAGTAAGTTCACGCTGCAATTTGATGTTAATAATTTGGCTAACTATGGAAGATCATATTAGTTTTTGTATCATATAAAATctctttaaattataataaaatttttcttaaagaacaaattaaatcaatgttgaagcttattattattattattattattatcattattattattattattattattattgttattattattattattattattattattattattattattattattattattattattattattattattcacaatacattgtaatttttataattgctcataattagaaaaaatttattattcaaagatCTACCTGAatggaaagaataataattaaaataacgctCACAAAGGACATACGAATATGTCGAGTTTTTATGTCTTGATAAGGCCATAGTCCgattatcgaaagaaaaacttgATTATATTTGTAGTAACACATCTCTTTGAAAACGTCCATTTCTTAGCAAGGTTGAAACGAGTCTGCCATGAGACAAAGAGTCAAAGTTCGATCGAGCTCATGTcgtttcactctctttttctctttcttcgaattTACATCTATTACTTCCATAATAGgacaattaaaagaaaaaattgcgtggtatattttttttcctccgtcttcctttcttttacacAAAAACATATAatcaataacaaaataaaagggtTGCTGATAATCGTTTCTCATCGATCGAGAATTTATACATCTAACTTTTCTTGACGAACATAATGAACTTGTAATGGTGGGtatttttcccctcttttttctctgcaTAAAAATATTCCTTGACATGCGTACTCACTCATTGCTCCTTCTTTAGTTTGAGATATTTTTACGGAGCATGTCGAATGCTCGTAATATCCATTCAAAGTGAATTCTAATTTTAAAACTGGaggtattaatatatactcatgttttcatatatttgtgaaaaagaataaaaaagaattatttagaattcttgatgaatgtaaaattattgacTTCAAAGATCCTTTAGCCACTAATTTGATACCTATTATaggtaagtaaataaatgaaatagtagtgattagattaataatattttcttcttttatcgttttcaatcagtataaattaataaaggataatattaatgtgtAAATATAATGCGTAGGTATAATATAATGTGTAAGATGATGTGTGTATCtgaattttacaaaatgaaaTTCGATGTTTTActgatattgaaaaaagatcaatatcatagctatcaattttttttatttatagaatattaaacATCATATcatgaagaaaatatagatttttcataattatattagtaattatcattttatacatataataataaaaaaaaatcgaaatttactttttttttacatgataatgtaaatatattgtagATTTATCtagatatattgtaaatatatgtagatatattgaTTAACATGACAATTAgtgaatgaaatgaataaaatattgttgcttaaaaaaaaatatagtgtTCTGGTATAGTCGTATATCATTTATTGCATTGAATACCGTTGCATAGGACATCGAAGTTTTTAATacctttaaaataaaaatatatctgttATATTCTAAAACATTAAtcagaacaaaaagaaaaacttatttcttcttactaaaacaaaaaatttgtaCTATGAGACAAATGTTTTACCTACTTCCAAGTAACATAATTTTTGacttctcattaatattattatcactgatttttatatcttttcggAAACTAAATACCACGGTCAACTCttctaaaaattatcaatCCTTATCTTCGTATTGTAGAATTAGCGATATTAAATTGAATACTCTTGCTTTGTGGAACACGTAGTTGTTATGATCTATTATTTACTGACCAGTGTGacaattaatgaataaagaaaacattatACCTATAAGGTGGATGATACATACTATTGTATCATCCATATTCTCAAATATTTCCATCTTTATCTGGATAAACCAaattatcgaattttattacaatattctCCTATTTAtggaatatttgttattaagttCATATACCTTCACATAGAAGGAATGAGAATTAAAACTAATGAAATTTGAATAGTATAACATTCCTCGTATATATCTTTCATGAAAACGATAAAccttgaaaaataagaaagtagttttttaattaaaatatattgattaaaatattacgtCTATCATTCTCTGCTAACTTTAAAGTTTTAATATGAAACCAGATATTTCGAACGATgcttttataaatcatttaatttttattgctgTCGTAAATATATCGTTCACTATCGATGAAACCATGTCCAAAATAAATCTGAAGACAAATTCGAAATGGTATATAATtggatattatatatgtagaatattgtaaataatcattaaaaatgttattgatacaattttttcttcaatcatATCCCGTGAGACTTAACATTCCATAAGCATATtgaatgaaaagtaaaaaactaCTGTATACTGCCAATGCTATAACACCCAAACACGCTaatacaagaattattaatacaagTCCATAGATAGAACATTCGATTTGGAAAAGTGTTTTAATAGGAAGTGATTTTAATTTGCGTGATTGATTTAATGGGATGAcaatattcaataaatttcataagaggtatattaaaacaattatgAACAAGAAACCAAAGAATATTACTGAAAGAAATTCAtcgtaatattatcaatatcaacAACCTAAAATAAGCTAACGGTTCTTGtcaaaaaagattttcattacCTGTTAAAATGATTGTATAATTCTTAGTGGCATACTAATTATACTCTTTTggtgatatatattttaataatagccTTTTTTTCcgtatttttcaattcttcccaatcgaatttaatatatcaaagaaCTTTTTGatctatttattaaagaattttaattatatatatatatatatatatatatatatatatatatatatatatatatatatgtatatttgtatatatgtatatatatatgtatatatgtatatatgtatatatatatgtatatatgtatatatgtatatatatatgtatatatgtatatatatatgtatatatgtatatatgtatatatgtatatatatatatgtatatatgtatatatgtatatatatatgtatataattaagaagtaataacaataatcatatatgtatgtgtgtgtgagtgtatgtatgtatatatgtatttatatatgtttgtatatatatatatatatatatatatatatatatatatatgtttatattctattaataatgttgTCATATTTCATATTGTTCACTTTTTTCATATTGTAACGAAAAGTACAATAACCAGAGCAATAAcaaagattaaatatataagattaaatataatagaaatagaaatatattgataaatagaTTTACTTTGTATTCCGTTGTTGTAACCAATTTTGCTagttgacgaaaaaaaagcaaataaagaaaagaaaataaatacaattctttcgataaaaatacattcttgacaatcattattaacgcaagatattaaaaaaagaaaaagaaattaaaaaattaaaaaaacacgTACAAACTAATAGGTAAGTTTACCAAAACTGTTGTAGTGATGTTTAAAATCGTATAGCTCAAGATCATTTGAAAAGTTCTTATAGAATTTTGATAATGCCAAATACCAATGACGTACATTAATgctttgttaatattataataacgattcttGAAGAAGTCCATTTTCCAAAGTGCGCTGTATAACTTTTGAGCATGTTCATTCTTTCAGATTTTCTCGCATATCCCTTCCACAATCAATACGTATGTTTCCAACGTTTgcttctttttactttattttctcttccgcAAATtgcttcatttttattttttaaatatgagaGACAACTTCATTTTCACGGTAAAATTGACGATTTCAGTGTAGAAACGAAGAACTCTCATCctcaaaatgaaaatacaaaaactTGCTCAATTAAATTGACTGCATATGCATTCTTTTTTACGAGCCAATTACAGTTTTAAAGATACTCTATgtattctcctttctttttttacttcatgCATGTCGCCTTTACACATGTTCAAAGGATTTCatttcgatagaaaaatttagtAGTCTTCATGCTTTCGATCGTACAACAATTTAATTCTAAGTGAATACATACGAACGAATTTAAATATCAAGTTCTGAATTATGTATACAATATACTTTTCAAACAGTAAATACagaacataaaataattattttatcattaagcGTATTTGAActagtattaaaataaaatacttttgaatgatatttaacttgtattatagtataaattaaataaattttacttttatttttttttattttacttaaaacgttttattctaaATGCTACTTTTTTACACCTTTATAGTATTCAATatgaattattgttattgatattgtgtAAAGTGTTTCTTATCTCCAAAAGTGATATCTACTATTCATGTATGTTAATAATTACAGAaatctattaaattaaatgagaTAGTAGTACaagttttcaaaaattttgttaGATTTCACAaatcttttaacttttttttataataaaattgttttaattaggTAATTACAAGTAATTAAAAGGGAaatataaacaagaaaaatttaattttttaaattaaaaataatttactataatttattaatatttatatatttattattgtgtaTGTGTtacatgaaatattattaataacaatatttcaaataatattaatagtaacgttttaaatgacaattatataagaagaaaaaacgacaaATGTCCATTatctattttgtaaaaaaaccTAGATTCTTATAGAAacaaatacatttaatatcaaagaatattttaatgtaataagaAAACCCAAAATGTACATCTTATAATCAGGTAAGATGACTTTAATCaacaatgacaaaataatttatcaacaTTTTGATTTTGCAACTCTATCAACTTCTTCCACGATTGACATGAACTTACGCCATTGTgtcatatttaaacatatacctgcattaaaaataaataatcattaattaattattgttaactaTGAAGTATAATTGTTCTTCCtatcaaaatattcataaaattaatttactttgTATTTATACCTTTCTTGCCTGGTTTTAAATCTCCTGCTTTATCATAATACATTTCTCTTATATCCACAAAGAGCTTTCCTTTAAAATCTCTAACATTTACTTGACGATTGTTACCTAAATCCCACACagtttcatcttcatcttttgattcttttacttctttttttggcTTTTTACTTGCGACagctttttcttccttttctgttttctgtttcttcttcacTTGCTCTTCCTTCCAATTATAACAGTGCAATGTTTgacaatttattaaataaattaatattcaaatattttataaaaacttcatatttaaattgtaattgtaaaatatataaatttatatatattataaaacaaattataagtatataaatggaataatttttttttcatcatataaACCAGACTGTTATAAAATGTTGTAATAACAACttaaatgtaaaattgtttaatgtattttacatacaataaaaaataatccaaaATAAATGTAACGAATAAATTACCTGATCGCTATCACTTTCGCTATCACTTGACACATATTCCTTTGATTTTGGCATTCTATATAATTAAGTCTCTGTAATACAAAAGCATTAATTAAAGaccaaaatttataaaagtttgATTCATATCAATAACCTAgtagaatgaaaaattatttataaatttgtta
The genomic region above belongs to Vespa crabro chromosome 2, iyVesCrab1.2, whole genome shotgun sequence and contains:
- the LOC124421947 gene encoding activated RNA polymerase II transcriptional coactivator p15, coding for MPKSKEYVSSDSESDSDQEEQVKKKQKTEKEEKAVASKKPKKEVKESKDEDETVWDLGNNRQVNVRDFKGKLFVDIREMYYDKAGDLKPGKKGICLNMTQWRKFMSIVEEVDRVAKSKC
- the LOC124422198 gene encoding uncharacterized protein LOC124422198, with product MDFFKNRYYNINKALMYVIGIWHYQNSIRTFQMILSYTILNITTTVLIKMEIFENMDDTIVCIIHLIEELTVVFSFRKDIKISDNNINEKSKIMLLGSIKNFDVLCNVLKLEFTLNGYYEHSTCSVKISQTKEGAMIIVFGSVYAISLLTLLPMLLNVVAPLNESRLYEIPFPVEVFFDTTKYFHTTFFLIFFLLNIMGCVSIGIYSLILMILQHCSGLFELVGYIWENSVEDKKEIFTNKENKKIYKRIIRGVWFHKRTIKY